The Methanocaldococcus jannaschii DSM 2661 genome has a segment encoding these proteins:
- a CDS encoding DUF190 domain-containing protein yields MIKAKILKIYLREGDKFEGELMYKHIMKILKREGISGATVYKGICGYGVRGVAEFDIFRLSVNLPVIIECVDIEENINRVLPKLYEVIKNNGLIIITDCHVYKGETYE; encoded by the coding sequence ATGATAAAGGCAAAAATCTTAAAAATTTATTTAAGGGAAGGAGATAAATTTGAAGGAGAGTTGATGTATAAACATATTATGAAAATACTAAAAAGGGAGGGGATAAGTGGGGCTACTGTCTATAAAGGAATATGTGGTTATGGAGTTAGAGGAGTAGCTGAGTTTGACATATTTAGGCTATCTGTAAATCTCCCAGTGATTATTGAATGTGTTGATATTGAAGAAAATATAAATAGGGTTTTACCTAAGTTATATGAAGTTATAAAAAATAACGGATTGATAATAATAACTGACTGTCATGTATATAAAGGTGAAACTTATGAGTAA
- a CDS encoding cobalt-precorrin-7 (C(5))-methyltransferase, translated as MIYIVGIGPGDREYLTLKAIKIVENADLVVGSKRALELFNIDEDKKITLTKNLIGELKELIKNENIKNKKIAILSTGDPCFSGLLKTLLKIGAKKEDIEAISGISSIQIAAAKLKISWEDYYIITLHGKEENRKKLLNLIKNHEKVIFLPNNLKEDAKFLINNGINPDTKIWVLENLTYENEKISLKSLKEIANGDFSYLTVCVYEGDEEI; from the coding sequence ATGATTTATATAGTTGGAATTGGACCAGGAGATAGAGAATATTTAACTTTAAAAGCAATAAAAATTGTTGAAAATGCTGATTTGGTTGTTGGTAGTAAAAGGGCTTTAGAATTATTTAATATAGATGAAGATAAAAAAATAACTCTAACAAAAAACTTAATTGGAGAGTTAAAAGAGCTAATAAAAAATGAAAATATAAAAAATAAAAAGATTGCCATATTATCAACTGGAGACCCATGTTTTAGTGGATTATTAAAAACATTATTAAAGATTGGAGCTAAAAAAGAAGATATTGAAGCTATCTCTGGAATTTCATCTATACAAATAGCAGCTGCAAAATTAAAAATCTCCTGGGAAGATTATTATATAATAACACTCCACGGAAAAGAAGAAAATAGGAAAAAGCTTTTAAATTTGATAAAAAATCATGAGAAAGTTATCTTCTTACCAAACAATTTGAAAGAGGATGCGAAGTTTTTAATAAATAATGGTATAAATCCAGACACAAAAATTTGGGTTTTAGAAAATCTAACTTATGAAAATGAAAAAATTAGCTTAAAATCTTTAAAAGAAATAGCTAATGGAGATTTCTCTTATTTAACAGTTTGTGTTTATGAGGGAGACGAAGAGATTTGA
- a CDS encoding cation:proton antiporter: MNIVLFLGYLSILFAGGAIIAKIAKKIGIPDIPLLLIFGLILSILNVIPKNIVESSFDFIGNFGLIILLFIGSFEMEWNIMKRVLDVIIKLDILALLIVWIISGIVFNFVFHLPILSLIGLLFGAIVSATDPATLIPIFSSMDIDPEVAITLEAESVFNDPLGIVVTLICLSALGLAKAENPILEFFSLAVGGIILGVIAGKFYEIIISKIKFEDYIAPFTLGLAIAFWYFAEGIFPSITGYEISGFMAVAIMGLYIGNVIVHKKEHKKDMEKVAVFMDELSIFIRILIFVLLGASISIPLLEKYALPAFLCALGSILLARPVGVLIATAIPPIRPLTERIYLALEGPRGVVPATLAAMVYTEIMKHPNIVPKNIASLMPPTELAGTILVATFMTIIVSVVLEASWAKPLANILLKRKTSTS; encoded by the coding sequence GTGAATATTGTATTATTTCTCGGCTATTTATCTATTCTTTTTGCTGGAGGTGCCATAATAGCAAAAATTGCTAAAAAGATTGGCATACCTGATATTCCTCTATTACTAATATTTGGTCTCATACTTTCTATACTAAATGTAATCCCAAAAAATATTGTTGAAAGCTCCTTTGATTTTATTGGAAACTTTGGATTAATTATATTGTTGTTTATTGGTTCATTTGAAATGGAATGGAACATTATGAAGAGAGTATTGGATGTTATAATAAAACTCGATATACTGGCTTTATTAATTGTTTGGATTATATCTGGAATAGTATTTAACTTTGTCTTTCATCTTCCAATCTTATCATTGATTGGATTGCTATTTGGGGCTATCGTTTCGGCTACTGACCCTGCTACATTAATACCAATATTCTCAAGCATGGATATTGATCCAGAAGTAGCAATAACCTTAGAAGCAGAGAGTGTTTTTAACGACCCATTAGGGATTGTTGTAACACTTATATGTTTATCAGCCCTTGGTTTAGCTAAAGCTGAGAATCCAATTCTTGAATTTTTCTCATTAGCTGTTGGTGGGATAATATTGGGGGTTATAGCAGGCAAGTTCTATGAAATTATTATCTCAAAAATTAAGTTTGAGGACTATATTGCTCCATTTACTTTAGGATTGGCTATTGCCTTTTGGTATTTTGCTGAGGGAATTTTCCCATCAATAACTGGCTATGAAATTAGTGGATTTATGGCAGTGGCTATAATGGGATTATATATTGGAAACGTCATAGTGCATAAAAAAGAACATAAAAAAGATATGGAAAAGGTTGCAGTGTTTATGGATGAACTCTCCATATTTATCAGAATATTAATCTTCGTATTATTAGGGGCAAGTATCTCAATCCCATTATTAGAAAAATATGCACTCCCTGCATTTTTATGTGCATTGGGTTCTATACTTTTAGCAAGACCTGTTGGTGTTTTGATAGCTACAGCTATTCCACCAATTAGACCACTTACTGAAAGGATATATTTAGCTTTAGAAGGGCCGAGAGGGGTAGTTCCAGCAACGTTAGCAGCAATGGTTTATACAGAGATTATGAAACATCCAAACATAGTTCCAAAAAATATAGCAAGCTTAATGCCTCCAACAGAACTCGCTGGAACTATATTAGTAGCAACCTTTATGACAATAATAGTCAGTGTTGTCTTGGAAGCCTCATGGGCAAAACCATTAGCAAATATATTATTGAAAAGAAAGACCTCAACCTCCTAA
- the crcB gene encoding fluoride efflux transporter CrcB, giving the protein MIRELLLIGVGGFFGAIFRYLISGIVPVKFGLPTGTLAVNLIGSFILGFLLYCSLFAPIPTEYKLFIGTGFCGALTTFSTFSYETFVLVDEGLLFKALLNILINVVGCLIMVYFGRVLALAIFR; this is encoded by the coding sequence ATGATTAGGGAACTATTATTAATAGGTGTTGGAGGATTTTTTGGAGCTATTTTTAGATATTTAATCAGCGGGATTGTTCCAGTAAAGTTTGGATTACCAACAGGGACATTAGCAGTTAATTTAATAGGTAGTTTTATCTTAGGATTTTTGTTATACTGCTCTTTATTCGCTCCAATACCAACTGAATATAAATTATTCATTGGAACTGGATTTTGTGGAGCTTTAACAACCTTTTCAACATTTTCTTATGAAACCTTTGTCTTAGTTGATGAAGGATTATTATTTAAAGCTCTACTAAATATATTAATCAATGTAGTTGGCTGTTTGATTATGGTTTATTTTGGTAGGGTTTTAGCTTTAGCTATCTTTAGGTAG
- a CDS encoding TM2 domain-containing protein, producing the protein MNEIELMQIKDFVKDMDKNQRIVYYEQKKKSVGIAVLLSFIIPGAGQMYLGRVGKGIILLLTCWLIIPWIYSIYDAYKSAKDYNAQLYSIIFSKDD; encoded by the coding sequence ATGAATGAAATAGAACTAATGCAAATTAAAGATTTTGTAAAAGACATGGATAAAAATCAACGAATTGTGTATTATGAGCAGAAGAAAAAGAGTGTCGGTATTGCAGTATTGCTTAGCTTCATAATTCCAGGAGCAGGGCAAATGTATCTTGGAAGGGTTGGAAAGGGAATAATATTGTTATTAACATGCTGGCTTATTATACCATGGATTTATAGCATTTATGATGCCTACAAGTCAGCAAAGGATTACAATGCCCAACTTTATTCAATAATCTTCAGCAAAGATGATTAA
- a CDS encoding gamma-glutamylcyclotransferase family protein — MEYVFVYGSLRKGFWNHEPYLKNSKFIGKGKTKEKYAMYVNIIPYVVENEKISHIVGEVYEVDEKTLKRIDCLEGHPDYYRRKKVSIILDSGKEIEAWLYFYPESCGILVESGDYKDYRG; from the coding sequence ATGGAGTATGTGTTTGTTTATGGGAGTTTAAGAAAGGGCTTCTGGAATCATGAACCATATTTAAAAAACTCTAAATTCATTGGAAAAGGAAAAACTAAGGAAAAATACGCTATGTATGTCAATATCATCCCCTATGTTGTTGAAAATGAAAAAATCTCTCATATCGTTGGGGAAGTTTATGAGGTTGATGAAAAAACGTTAAAAAGAATTGACTGCCTTGAAGGACATCCTGATTATTATAGAAGAAAGAAAGTTTCGATAATTTTAGATTCTGGAAAGGAGATAGAGGCTTGGCTTTATTTTTATCCAGAATCTTGTGGAATTCTGGTAGAATCTGGAGATTATAAGGATTATAGGGGATAA
- a CDS encoding class II glutamine amidotransferase: MCELLGICFNKKVNVELSLNSFKHRSEDHPNGWGIAFYPDGFVRVIKEPIKMNEALLAECVRWTKIKSNIFIAHIRKASAGSESYVNTHPFVRKLEDKEIAFAHNGTLLGYEDLELDGYYPIGETDSEYVFCYLLSQIEKREIEWNKEGFDEMLDILLDINYYGAFNCLFSDGEYLFAYKDYRGRRELHFLKRKPPYGRIRLEDEDYIINLGDVKSVREEGFIIATNPLTNEDWKSFENGELMVFKNGEMIYSNKRLTDLELKILKILRESPHRVSLKKIIENLEYLSRNIRHDASVVRIGIRSLLDKGYIKQDSRDTVNWDDLEATFYTKPEKRVEIDKRLKGFRWRRNRIIMS, translated from the coding sequence ATGTGTGAGTTGCTTGGAATTTGCTTTAATAAGAAAGTTAATGTTGAGTTATCATTAAATAGCTTTAAGCATAGGAGTGAAGATCATCCAAATGGTTGGGGGATTGCATTTTATCCAGATGGGTTTGTTAGGGTAATAAAAGAGCCGATTAAAATGAATGAAGCTTTATTAGCTGAATGTGTCAGATGGACTAAGATAAAATCAAATATATTCATTGCCCACATAAGAAAGGCAAGTGCTGGAAGTGAATCTTACGTAAATACCCATCCATTTGTTAGAAAATTAGAAGATAAAGAAATAGCATTTGCTCACAATGGAACTCTACTTGGATATGAGGATTTAGAGCTTGATGGCTATTATCCAATTGGAGAGACGGATTCGGAGTATGTATTCTGCTATTTATTATCTCAAATTGAAAAGAGGGAGATTGAGTGGAATAAAGAGGGTTTTGATGAGATGTTGGATATACTGCTTGATATTAATTACTATGGAGCTTTTAATTGCTTATTCTCCGATGGAGAGTATTTATTTGCCTATAAAGATTATAGAGGGAGGAGAGAGTTGCATTTCCTAAAGAGAAAGCCACCTTATGGAAGAATTAGATTGGAGGATGAGGATTATATTATAAACTTAGGAGATGTTAAAAGTGTGAGAGAAGAAGGGTTTATTATAGCTACAAATCCTCTAACTAATGAAGATTGGAAGTCTTTTGAAAATGGAGAACTTATGGTGTTTAAAAATGGGGAAATGATTTACTCTAATAAGAGATTGACAGATTTGGAATTGAAAATCTTAAAAATCCTTAGAGAAAGTCCCCATAGAGTCAGTTTAAAGAAAATAATTGAAAATCTTGAGTATTTATCCAGAAATATAAGACATGATGCTTCCGTTGTGAGAATTGGGATTAGAAGTTTGTTGGATAAGGGATATATCAAGCAAGATAGTAGAGACACTGTCAATTGGGATGATTTAGAGGCAACATTTTATACTAAACCAGAAAAGAGGGTAGAGATTGATAAAAGGCTTAAAGGATTTAGATGGAGAAGAAATAGGATAATTATGAGTTAA
- a CDS encoding ATP-dependent DNA helicase, producing MRNLISLIAWHDSGWNGRVCRNPKENKYCESFGYVIRKRKYEFCVNNPDANLGNSRERACSEAIVFCKGKVQEHNIRFPAIFYVDRKNRNEHEIKMIKKEIEEQLRMINGKYAILYVRENPLSENRVIVGCVKIKEIIDGSKDYIRKKQSPNRVGRGIVFDVENDVIFALPYQELLEYCKNKNKEIEEILKEFNLIFEVGDFERYFKGMSNFISDEVAVQILKKGLEIVEEFNKFREENQDFDKYLTDENIAFRPHVMKKFDEFAENIKKVIAELEGSKYKYPGLPGVLYFLGMEDAYSRYIELWKNEGEKGEEKLYNALIESLENRKENLEFGITKKVIDKFIAQKEEFREFLKNYAVYYELSAFKLEKIKEQYEKEFINLDNIIKNPYILVEDLKENDSFERIIFEELDSWERRRLGDKFNPYSPYRVRALLVEILKRHLSSGNTTISTKDLKDFFEKMDKDIVKITFDEFLRIIEEYKDIISEKVEIVKKEVKNNENKEIIELFTLKEIREYEEIIENTINYLLKSKAPNIDLNPLEIREKLRIKNENKKPAGVDNEEYEKALDMQTEAVVNLLKNRVGILTGPAGTGKTTVIKTIMELMKEVLGLNKIYILTPTGKSAMVVNEKLNNLATAKTIHRYIAEEFKDYFEGDNYFILRLDKITGNDKKEIDALIIDESSMVDIETMGRLLGTIKLDNLKYLIFVGDINQLPPVGAGKPFYDIYNYLEKVNPQSICKLEIVLRADSKKIVELSKLFLDIDKEERIKILNEMFKNKETLGDNEIYRIKENIGGIEKEIITIEVVKDGNIKKSLENAIETILKENNTEDFFDFAVFNDKLQILVPTKTKGEFGSYMINLFIKQESKFIPDKYKNKMLENWFFGDGKVADKVIQIRNNYKKWVYDTERRKWVKEHGVFNGMMGFAYTFKKWNKYQKKYENKTIIRFYYPKIEAYTDEKEMEHAYAITIHKSQGSGFENVILIIPKGLNKFVSKEMLYTAITRAKKRLYVIVEEELKNFLETNISDLARRKTNLLENFNISYLVPYIENRQIITINGEKVRSWQECVLANLFHEVGIEYIYELLSEYLKIGVLPDFKLNIKNRTILWEHYGMLENEKYRKRQKEEKEPIYKQNGFEIIKLSEINENTKLGDKVLIISTSEDLKNNSQVLEKLKTLQQIS from the coding sequence ATGAGAAATTTAATATCTTTGATAGCGTGGCATGATTCTGGATGGAATGGTAGAGTTTGTAGAAATCCAAAAGAAAATAAATATTGTGAGAGCTTTGGATATGTGATAAGAAAGAGAAAGTATGAATTTTGTGTAAATAATCCAGATGCTAATTTAGGAAATTCAAGAGAAAGAGCATGTAGTGAAGCAATAGTATTTTGTAAAGGGAAAGTACAGGAGCATAACATAAGATTTCCAGCAATATTTTATGTTGATAGAAAAAACAGAAATGAACATGAAATAAAAATGATAAAAAAAGAAATTGAAGAACAATTAAGAATGATTAACGGAAAATACGCAATACTTTATGTTAGAGAAAATCCTTTATCTGAAAATAGAGTAATAGTCGGATGTGTTAAAATAAAGGAAATAATAGATGGTAGCAAGGATTACATTAGAAAAAAACAGAGTCCTAATAGAGTAGGAAGAGGCATTGTTTTTGATGTAGAGAATGATGTAATATTTGCTTTACCTTATCAAGAACTCTTAGAATACTGCAAAAATAAAAATAAAGAAATTGAAGAAATTCTAAAAGAATTTAATTTAATTTTTGAAGTTGGGGACTTTGAAAGATACTTTAAAGGCATGTCTAACTTTATATCCGATGAGGTGGCAGTCCAAATTCTTAAAAAAGGGCTTGAAATTGTTGAGGAATTCAATAAATTTAGAGAAGAAAATCAGGACTTTGATAAATACTTAACTGATGAGAATATAGCATTTAGACCTCATGTTATGAAAAAGTTTGATGAATTCGCTGAAAATATAAAAAAGGTTATTGCAGAACTTGAAGGTAGTAAATATAAATATCCTGGACTTCCTGGAGTTCTTTATTTCTTAGGAATGGAAGATGCTTACTCAAGATATATTGAACTTTGGAAAAATGAAGGAGAAAAAGGAGAAGAGAAACTTTATAATGCATTAATTGAAAGTTTAGAAAATAGAAAAGAAAATTTAGAGTTTGGAATTACAAAAAAGGTTATAGACAAATTTATAGCACAGAAGGAAGAGTTTAGAGAGTTTTTAAAAAATTATGCTGTTTATTATGAGTTATCTGCATTTAAACTTGAAAAAATTAAGGAACAATATGAAAAAGAATTTATTAATTTAGATAACATAATAAAAAATCCATACATTTTGGTTGAGGATTTAAAAGAAAATGATAGTTTTGAAAGGATAATATTTGAAGAGCTTGACTCATGGGAAAGAAGAAGATTGGGGGATAAATTTAATCCTTACAGTCCATATAGAGTTAGAGCTTTATTGGTTGAAATTCTAAAAAGGCATTTAAGTTCAGGAAACACTACAATTTCAACAAAAGACCTTAAAGATTTCTTTGAAAAAATGGATAAAGACATTGTAAAGATAACTTTTGATGAATTTTTAAGGATAATTGAGGAATATAAAGACATAATATCTGAAAAAGTTGAAATAGTCAAAAAAGAAGTTAAAAATAATGAAAATAAAGAAATTATTGAATTATTTACCCTAAAAGAAATTAGAGAATATGAGGAGATAATTGAAAATACCATAAATTATCTCTTAAAGTCGAAAGCTCCAAATATTGATTTGAATCCATTAGAAATTAGAGAAAAATTAAGAATAAAAAACGAAAATAAAAAACCAGCGGGAGTTGATAATGAAGAATATGAAAAAGCTTTAGATATGCAAACTGAGGCAGTTGTAAATCTACTTAAAAATAGAGTTGGAATATTAACAGGACCAGCAGGCACTGGAAAAACAACGGTCATAAAAACAATTATGGAATTAATGAAGGAAGTGCTTGGATTAAATAAAATCTACATATTAACACCAACTGGAAAGTCAGCAATGGTCGTTAATGAAAAATTAAATAATTTAGCAACTGCAAAAACAATACATAGATATATTGCAGAGGAATTTAAAGATTATTTTGAGGGAGATAATTATTTCATCCTTAGATTGGATAAAATAACTGGTAATGACAAGAAAGAAATTGATGCTTTAATTATAGATGAATCATCAATGGTAGATATTGAAACAATGGGAAGATTATTGGGAACAATAAAATTGGATAATTTGAAGTATTTAATATTTGTTGGAGACATTAACCAATTGCCACCAGTTGGTGCTGGAAAACCTTTCTATGACATTTATAACTATTTAGAAAAAGTTAATCCACAATCAATATGTAAATTGGAAATTGTCTTAAGGGCTGACTCTAAGAAGATTGTTGAACTTTCAAAATTGTTTTTAGATATTGATAAAGAAGAAAGAATAAAAATTTTGAATGAAATGTTTAAAAATAAAGAAACTTTAGGAGATAATGAAATCTATAGGATTAAAGAGAATATTGGTGGCATAGAAAAGGAAATAATAACAATAGAAGTTGTTAAAGATGGAAACATTAAAAAATCGTTAGAGAATGCTATAGAAACCATACTAAAAGAAAATAATACAGAAGATTTCTTTGACTTTGCAGTTTTTAATGATAAATTACAAATTTTAGTTCCAACAAAAACTAAGGGAGAATTTGGTTCATATATGATTAATTTATTCATAAAACAGGAATCAAAGTTTATTCCAGACAAATATAAAAATAAAATGTTGGAGAATTGGTTTTTTGGAGATGGTAAAGTTGCAGATAAAGTTATACAAATTAGAAACAATTACAAAAAATGGGTTTATGATACTGAAAGAAGGAAATGGGTAAAAGAACATGGCGTATTTAATGGAATGATGGGTTTCGCCTACACTTTCAAAAAATGGAACAAATACCAGAAAAAATATGAAAATAAAACCATTATAAGGTTCTACTATCCAAAAATAGAAGCATATACAGATGAAAAAGAAATGGAACATGCCTATGCAATAACAATTCATAAAAGTCAAGGTAGTGGATTTGAAAATGTCATCTTAATAATTCCAAAAGGATTGAACAAATTTGTCTCAAAAGAAATGCTATATACTGCAATAACAAGAGCTAAAAAAAGATTGTATGTTATTGTTGAAGAAGAGCTTAAAAACTTCTTAGAAACAAATATTTCTGACTTAGCAAGGAGAAAAACTAATCTCCTTGAAAATTTTAACATTTCATATTTAGTTCCTTATATTGAAAATAGACAAATTATAACAATAAATGGGGAAAAAGTTAGAAGTTGGCAAGAATGTGTATTGGCAAATCTCTTCCATGAGGTAGGAATAGAATATATTTATGAACTACTATCAGAATATTTAAAAATTGGAGTTCTTCCTGACTTCAAATTAAATATAAAAAATAGAACAATTCTTTGGGAACATTATGGTATGTTAGAAAATGAAAAGTATAGAAAAAGACAGAAAGAAGAAAAAGAACCCATATATAAACAAAATGGATTTGAGATAATTAAACTCTCAGAAATTAATGAAAATACTAAGTTGGGGGACAAGGTTTTAATTATTTCAACATCTGAGGATTTAAAAAATAATAGTCAAGTATTGGAAAAACTAAAAACTCTGCAACAAATTTCTTAA
- a CDS encoding geranylgeranyl reductase family protein, whose amino-acid sequence MNRNDYDVVIIGGGPVGCITGEYIKNGRVLIVEEHQSIGVPLQCAGLISKNGVKELGNPKGVVNKVRGAYIYSKNSMVKIGNEGIRAYIFERKVMDKDIAIRAAKKCDFLLKAYGKIEKDKNGYKVEITHLGEKITLNPKIIVGADGAKTITGKKLGLVNNKNREILSSCQFEMVNAEVDDDFVYIFLDRKYSERFFTWIIPMGKDRVRVGLIDRGNCYNKLIRFINENKIAKEILKNATITEFSTGSLPIGYLDKTFKDNVLLVGDAACHVKPLSGGGLYFGAMGGKIAGEVISKYLNEDIENLELYDKRWKETFGSEIKNGLRVRKLFLKLGNDTLDKIIEKLSKSDLIDYINKHGDMDRQASLSIKVLKSLDIGLGFRILRDLL is encoded by the coding sequence GTGAATAGAAACGATTACGATGTTGTGATTATCGGTGGAGGGCCGGTTGGCTGTATAACTGGAGAGTATATAAAAAATGGTAGGGTTTTGATTGTTGAAGAGCATCAATCTATAGGTGTTCCTTTGCAGTGTGCTGGCTTAATTAGCAAAAATGGGGTTAAGGAGCTTGGTAATCCTAAAGGAGTAGTTAATAAAGTTAGAGGAGCTTATATATATTCCAAAAATAGCATGGTAAAAATAGGCAATGAGGGAATTAGAGCTTACATTTTTGAGAGAAAGGTTATGGATAAAGATATAGCCATTAGAGCGGCAAAAAAATGCGATTTTTTATTAAAAGCTTATGGAAAAATTGAGAAAGATAAAAATGGTTATAAAGTGGAAATAACCCACTTAGGAGAAAAAATAACCCTAAATCCAAAAATTATTGTTGGTGCTGATGGAGCTAAAACAATAACTGGCAAAAAATTGGGCTTAGTAAATAACAAAAATAGAGAGATTTTATCAAGCTGTCAATTTGAAATGGTCAATGCTGAGGTAGATGATGATTTTGTTTATATTTTCTTGGATAGAAAATATTCAGAGAGATTTTTTACATGGATTATTCCAATGGGGAAGGATAGGGTTAGGGTTGGTTTGATAGATAGAGGAAACTGCTACAACAAGCTTATAAGATTTATAAATGAAAATAAAATAGCTAAGGAGATATTAAAAAATGCTACAATAACAGAATTTTCTACTGGCTCTTTACCAATTGGTTATTTAGATAAAACCTTTAAAGATAATGTTTTATTAGTTGGAGATGCTGCCTGTCATGTAAAGCCTCTAAGTGGGGGAGGGTTGTATTTTGGAGCAATGGGTGGAAAGATAGCAGGTGAGGTTATTAGTAAATATTTAAATGAGGATATAGAGAATTTAGAGCTTTATGATAAAAGATGGAAAGAAACATTTGGAAGTGAGATAAAAAATGGTTTGAGAGTTAGAAAATTGTTTTTAAAGCTGGGAAACGATACTTTAGATAAAATCATTGAGAAATTATCAAAAAGTGATTTGATTGATTATATAAATAAGCATGGAGATATGGATAGGCAGGCATCTTTATCTATAAAGGTTTTAAAATCATTAGATATTGGATTAGGATTTAGAATTTTAAGGGATTTGTTATAA
- a CDS encoding HFX_2341 family transcriptional regulator domain-containing protein: protein MTNDLEKIRGGVHIAVQGYEVDRITEVPIMRRAEKVYLICKPGNNDSKRGKAFKNVIIKKFEEKRVNYEIVEADLFDLDDIVKKMKLIIAHERKEFGDVKFYINVSSGSTIGCIAGITCAMILNKENSRIIPYYVMPEKSLDGLSEKEKEELKKEYESKYNCPYLPRSFGVRGVKLIYPFEVTLPREELLIFLKFIGRAGNRGLTIKELSILTKEEFLNVDLNDNESIKELIKAVERKESVSNSSVKKMKNLVRELKEVVGSDVDDLKKIITWRKKCRSSVSSTGQSDLVWVNKNVVEKLLELELIEKPEKIGKSKYIRISEKGKMLLNYVG, encoded by the coding sequence ATGACAAATGATTTAGAGAAAATAAGAGGTGGAGTTCATATAGCAGTTCAAGGTTATGAAGTAGATAGAATTACAGAAGTTCCAATAATGAGGAGGGCTGAAAAAGTTTATTTAATTTGCAAACCTGGAAATAATGATTCAAAACGAGGAAAAGCATTTAAAAATGTTATTATTAAAAAGTTTGAAGAAAAGCGGGTTAATTATGAGATTGTAGAGGCAGATTTGTTTGATTTAGATGATATTGTTAAAAAGATGAAGTTAATTATAGCTCATGAGAGAAAAGAATTTGGAGATGTTAAATTCTATATTAACGTATCTTCTGGCTCTACAATTGGGTGTATTGCTGGCATAACCTGTGCAATGATATTAAATAAGGAAAATTCAAGGATTATTCCATATTATGTAATGCCAGAGAAATCTTTAGATGGCCTCTCTGAAAAAGAAAAGGAAGAATTAAAAAAAGAATATGAAAGTAAATATAACTGCCCTTATTTGCCAAGAAGTTTTGGCGTTAGAGGTGTTAAGCTAATCTATCCATTTGAAGTAACTTTGCCAAGGGAAGAGTTGCTAATATTTTTGAAGTTCATTGGCAGGGCTGGAAATAGAGGATTAACTATAAAAGAACTTAGTATTTTAACAAAAGAAGAGTTTTTAAACGTGGATTTAAATGATAATGAGAGTATAAAAGAGTTAATTAAAGCAGTGGAGAGAAAGGAATCTGTTAGCAACTCATCTGTTAAAAAAATGAAGAATTTAGTTAGAGAGTTAAAGGAGGTCGTTGGGAGTGATGTTGATGATTTGAAGAAGATTATTACTTGGAGGAAAAAGTGTAGGAGTTCAGTTAGTTCTACTGGGCAGAGTGATTTGGTTTGGGTTAATAAAAATGTTGTTGAAAAACTCTTAGAATTGGAATTGATAGAAAAACCAGAAAAAATAGGTAAGTCAAAATATATAAGAATAAGTGAAAAAGGGAAAATGCTACTGAACTACGTTGGATAA